One window of Strigops habroptila isolate Jane chromosome Z, bStrHab1.2.pri, whole genome shotgun sequence genomic DNA carries:
- the LOC115601088 gene encoding protein NipSnap homolog 3A-like codes for MLPPGTLRRPLGAAAARLVRAWARPQVLAFLATGPRQDNSVFYEIRTYDIKPSKMKEFVEMTNKYFYLRTALSEVVGIWSAELGAMNKVVHIWKYDNFAHRAAVRRAVANDKDWQGKFISPVLPLIEEQHNEVAYLVPWCQLGKPPKEGGVYEWVTFQMKPGGPALWGEAFRAAINAHINTGYTKLIGVFHTEYGLLNTVHVLWWNESPDQRAAGRHRAHEDARVVGAVRDSVRFLESQQNMLLMPLPCSPLK; via the exons ATGCTGCCCCCAGGGACGCTCCGTCGGCCCCtcggcgccgccgccgcccgcctgGTCCGGGCCTGGGCCCGCCCTCAG GTACTCGCATTCCTTGCTACAGGGCCCAGACAAGATAATAGCGTTTTCTATGAAATTCGCACGTATGATATTAAGCCATCGAAGATGAAGGAGTTTGTGGAGATGACCAACAAGTACTTTTACCTTCGCACAGCTCTCTCGGAGGTGGTGGGAATCtggtctgcagagctgggagcgATGAATAAGGTGGTCCACATTTGGAAGTATG ATAACTTTGCCCACAGAGCAGCAGTCCGGCGTGCAGTAGCCAATGACAAAGACTGGCAGGGAAAATTCATCTCTCCAGTTCTCCCCTTGATAGAAGAGCAGCACAATGAGGTTGCTTATCTGGTACCCTGGTGTCAGCTTGGAAAGCCTCCAAAAGAAGGGG GGGTGTATGAATGGGTTACTTTCCAGATGAAGCCTGGTGGGCCAGCATTGTGGGGTGAAGCATTTCGAGCTGCAATCAATGCTCACATCAATACAGGTTACACCAAACTGATTGGTGTTTTCCACACAGAGTACGGATTACTTAACACAG TCCACGTGCTGTGGTGGAATGAGAGTCCAGATCAGCGGGCAGCAGGAAGGCACAGAGCTCATGAAGACGCGAGAGTGGTAGGAGCTG TGCGAGACAGTGTCAGATTCTTGGAGTCCCAGCAAAATATGCTCCTGATGCCTCTGCCATGCTCGCCACTAAAGTAA